One Enterococcus silesiacus genomic window carries:
- a CDS encoding AAA family ATPase — protein MKQESLFSNQHQNSPLASRVRPRKLAQFVGQQNLLGPNKILREMIESDQVPSMIFWGPPGVGKTTLAEIIASKTKSSFLSFSAVDSSISKIKKIMKQAELDREIGQKTIVFVDEIHRFNKAQQDAFLPYVEKGSIILIGATTENPSFEVNSALLSRCKVFVLHALNQADIVILIENALSNPNGFGEQTINISPDEIQAIANFADGDARMALNTLEMAVLNGEKTDNIITVTLDNLSQLINKRFVRYDKNGEEHYNIISALHKSMRNSDVDAAIYWLSRMLEGGEDPIYIARRLVRFASEDVGLADTNALNLAINVFQACQFIGMPECDVHLVEAVTYLSLAPKSNAIYKARLAAAKDVKTTANDPVPLQIRNAPTKLMKDLGYGKGYELAHYAEDKLTTMNTMPPSVAGHQYYKPTSEGNERRFKERLAQIKEWHTKNG, from the coding sequence TCGGGTTCGACCACGAAAATTAGCTCAATTTGTTGGGCAACAGAACCTACTTGGCCCCAACAAAATTTTACGAGAAATGATTGAAAGTGATCAAGTGCCATCTATGATTTTTTGGGGACCACCGGGTGTAGGCAAAACAACTTTAGCAGAAATTATAGCAAGCAAAACTAAATCTAGTTTTTTGAGCTTTAGTGCAGTGGATAGCAGTATCAGTAAGATAAAAAAAATCATGAAACAAGCTGAGTTAGATCGCGAGATTGGGCAAAAAACAATCGTTTTCGTTGATGAAATACATCGCTTTAATAAAGCACAACAAGATGCCTTTTTGCCTTATGTTGAAAAAGGCAGCATTATCCTAATCGGTGCTACAACTGAAAACCCGTCTTTTGAAGTGAATTCAGCCTTGTTATCTCGGTGTAAAGTATTTGTACTTCATGCACTGAATCAGGCAGATATTGTCATATTAATTGAAAATGCTCTCAGTAACCCAAACGGATTTGGAGAACAAACAATCAATATTAGCCCTGATGAAATTCAAGCGATTGCTAATTTTGCAGACGGTGATGCCAGAATGGCACTAAACACATTAGAAATGGCCGTTCTTAATGGCGAAAAAACAGACAATATTATTACAGTGACACTCGATAATTTAAGTCAATTAATCAATAAAAGATTTGTGCGTTATGATAAAAATGGGGAAGAGCATTACAATATCATTTCAGCCCTCCACAAGTCGATGCGTAACAGTGACGTCGATGCTGCTATTTATTGGCTATCTCGGATGCTTGAAGGTGGTGAGGACCCTATATATATAGCACGGCGACTTGTTCGGTTTGCAAGTGAAGATGTTGGATTAGCAGATACGAATGCACTCAATCTTGCTATTAATGTTTTTCAGGCGTGTCAATTTATTGGAATGCCTGAATGTGATGTTCACTTAGTGGAAGCAGTAACCTACTTATCTCTGGCGCCTAAATCTAATGCCATTTATAAAGCCAGACTAGCTGCTGCCAAAGATGTTAAGACAACAGCTAATGATCCTGTACCTTTACAGATACGTAATGCACCTACTAAACTTATGAAAGATTTAGGGTACGGTAAAGGATACGAATTAGCTCATTATGCCGAAGATAAGTTAACGACTATGAACACCATGCCGCCTTCTGTAGCGGGACATCAGTATTATAAGCCTACCAGTGAAGGAAATGAACGACGCTTTAAAGAACGTTTAGCTCAAATAAAAGAGTGGCACACGAAAAATGGATAG